In Brachypodium distachyon strain Bd21 chromosome 2, Brachypodium_distachyon_v3.0, whole genome shotgun sequence, one genomic interval encodes:
- the LOC112270983 gene encoding two-component response regulator ARR14-like: MSSMLQPGSPCPRALVVAEYASRRHAIETRLRLLHGFEVEAYSDPTMAMAMRRGSYQRVMVDMFPLRGGAVELLECAFSEMHADAYALSKVGDSYGPLSMNNIETFKRAIKFHISTSIEATPNHRSNNSATHTVSTTLSSSRRRATSREMRRQSETKIQEAEQDGEHSEEEQQPVKKESKKVRLVWTEELKKKFVNVYNKLPPKDAVPTKILKLMNDPTLTRENIASHLQKYRNLKHGEAHTIHKNNSRTNHHTSAEGSFLPHNISQQVPHMMIQVQSRENFQNIFMI, from the exons ATGTCGTCGATGCTCCAGCCCGGCTCTCCCTGTCCCAGAGCGCTCGTCGTCGCGGAATACGCGAGCAGGCGGCACGCCATAGAGACGAGGCTTCGCCTGCTGCATGGCTTCGAAG TGGAGGCTTACAGCGATCCAACGATGGCCATGGCGATGCGCAGGGGAAGCTACCAGCGCGTGATGGTCGACATGTTCCCGctacgcggcggcgcggttgaGCTCTTGGAGTGCGCCTTCAGCGAGATGCACGCTGACGCATATG CACTATCAAAAGTTGGTGATAGTTATGGACCCCTGTCCATGaataatattgagaccttcaAGCGAGCCATTAAGTTCCACATATCTACATCAATAGAAGCCACGCCGAACCATCGGAGCAACAACTCAGCAACACATACCGTATCCACAACATTGTCATCCTCAAGAAGGAGGGCGACAAGCAGGGAGATGAGACGACAAAGCGAGACAAAGATTCAAGAGGCGGAGCAGGATGGAGAGCACAGTGAGGAGGAGCAACAACCGGTGAAAAAGGAGTCGAAAAAAGTGCGGCTTGTTTGGACTgaggaattaaaaaaaaagtttgtgaATGTGTATAACAAACTCCCTCCCAAAG ATGCCGTGCCAACGAAAATACTTAAACTGATGAACGATCCAACACTCACTAGGGAGAACATTGCCAGCCACCTTCAG AAATATAGGAATTTGAAACATGGAGAAGCGCACACTATTCATAAAAACAATTCAAGAACAAATCATCATACGTCTGCTGAAGGATCCTTTCTCCCTCACAACATATCTCAGCAG GTACCTCATATGATGATCCAAGTTCAGTCGAGGGAAAATTTCCAgaatattttcatgatataa
- the LOC100823750 gene encoding beta-D-xylosidase 3 yields MASSSLRHCVVLLAASLLLCVVSVAFASDSVLGPITTNGRNYTKVCDPARFASLGLDMAGFRYCDASLPYAERVRDLVGRLTLEEKVANLGDQAKGAEQRVGLPRYMWWGEALHGVSDTNPGGTRFGDVVPGATSFPLVLNSAAAFNETLWRAIGGATSTEIRAMYNLGHAELTYWSPNINVVRDPRWGRASETPGEDPFLVGRFAVSFVRAMQDIDDGANAGAGAADPFARRLKVSSCCKHYAAYDVDKWFGADRLSFDANVQERDMVETFERPFEMCVRDGDASCVMCSYNRINGVPACANGRLLTGTVRRDWQLHGYIVSDCDSVRVMVRDAKWLGYDGVQATAAAMKAGLDLDCGMFWEGAKDFFTAYGLQAVRQGKLKEAEVDEALGHLYLTLMRLGFFDGSPEFQSLGASDVCTEEHKEMAAEAARQGMVLLKNDHDRLPLDANKVNSLALVGLLQHINATDVMLGDYRGKPCRVVTPYEAIRKVVSGTSMQACDKGACGTTALGAAIAAKTVDATIVITGLNMSVEREGNDREDLLLPWDQTQWINAVAEASRDPITLVIISAGGVDISFAQNNPKIGAILWAGYPGEEGGTGIADVLFGKYNPGGRLPLTWYKNEYIGKLPMTSMALRPVADKGYPGRTYKFYSGPDVLYPFGHGLSYTNFTYDSYTTGASVTVKIGTAWEDSCKNLTYKPGTTASTAPCPAINVAGHGCQEEVSFTLKVSNTGGIGGSHVVPVYTAPPAEVDDAPLKQLVAFRRMFVPAGDAVEVPFTLSVCKAFAIVEGTAYTVVPAGVSRVLVGDESLSFSFPVKIDLVA; encoded by the exons ATGGCGTCGTCCTCGCTTCGCCATTGTGTCGTGCTCTTGGCGGCGTCTCTCCTCCTCTGCGTCGTCTCCGTGGCATTCGCCTCCGACTCCGTTCTGGGCCCCATCACCACCAATGGCCGGAACTACACCAAGGTGTGCGACCCGGCCCGGTTCGCGTCCCTGGGCCTCGACATGGCCGGTTTCCGGTACTGCGACGCGTCGCTTCCCTACGCGGAGCGTGTGCGCGACCTCGTCGGGCGGCTGACGCTGGAGGAGAAAGTGGCCAACCTGGGCGACCAAGCCAAGGGCGCGGAGCAGCGCGTGGGGCTGCCGCGGTACATGTGGTGGGGCGAGGCGCTGCACGGCGTGTCGGACACCAACCCCGGCGGCACGCGGTTCGGCGACGTGGTTCCCGGCGCCACCAGCTTCCCGCTCGTCCTCAACAGCGCGGCCGCCTTCAACGAGACCCTGTGGCGCGCCATCGGCGGCGCCACGTCCACGGAGATCCGGGCCATGTACAACCTGGGCCACGCCGAGCTCACCTACTGGAGCCCCAACATCAACGTGGTCCGCGACCCGCGCTGGGGCCGCGCCAGCGAGACGCCCGGTGAGGACCCTTTCCTCGTCGGCCGCTTCGCCGTCAGCTTCGTCCGCGCGATGCAGGACATCGATGATGGTGCCaatgccggtgccggcgcggCCGACCCCTTCGCCCGGCGTCTCAAGGTGTCCAGCTGCTGCAAGCACTACGCGGCCTACGACGTGGACAAGTGGTTCGGCGCCGACCGGCTCAGCTTCGACGCCAATGTCCAGGAGCGTGACATGGTGGAGACCTTCGAGCGGCCGTTCGAGATGTGCGTCAGGGACGGGGACGCCAGCTGCGTCATGTGCTCCTACAACCGCATCAACGGCGTCCCGGCCTGCGCCAACGGGCGGCTCCTCACGGGCACCGTGCGCCGCGACTGGCAGCTCCACGGCTACATCGTCTCCGACTGCGACTCGGTGCGCGTCATGGTCAGGGACGCCAAGTGGCTCGGCTACGACGGCGTCCAGGCCACGGCCGCGGCCATGAAGGCCGGGCTGGACCTCGACTGCGGCATGTTCTGGGAGGGCGCCAAGGACTTCTTCACCGCCTACGGCCTCCAGGCCGTGCGGCAAGGGAAGCTCAAGGAGGCCGAGGTCGACGAAGCGCTCGGCCACCTCTACTTGACACTCATGAGGCTCGGCTTCTTCGACGGCTCGCCCGAGTTCCAGTCCCTCGGAGCCAGCGACGTCTGCACGGAGGAGCACAAGGAGATGGCAGCCGAGGCCGCCAGGCAAGGCATGGTGCTCCTCAAGAACGACCACGATCGGCTCCCATTGGATGCCAACAAGGTTAATTCGCTGGCGTTGGTTGGCCTGCTGCAACACATCAATGCCACGGATGTCATGCTTGGAGACTACAGAG GCAAACCTTGCAGGGTCGTGACGCCATACGAAGCGATAAGAAAGGTTGTCAGTGGCACGTCGATGCAAGCGTGCGACAAGGGTGCCTGCGGTACTACGGCGTTGGGAGCGGCCATTGCTGCCAAGACCGTCGATGCCACCATCGTCATTACCGGTCTGAACATGAGCGTGGAGAGGGAAGGCAATGACAGGGAGGACCTCCTGCTGCCATGGGACCAGACCCAATGGATCAACGCGGTAGCCGAGGCGTCACGGGACCCAATCACCCTGGTGATCATTTCGGCCGGGGGCGTCGACATCTCCTTCGCGCAGAACAACCCCAAGATCGGCGCCATCCTGTGGGCCGGGTACCCTGGCGAGGAAGGCGGCACGGGCATCGCGGATGTGCTCTTCGGAAAATACAATCCAG GAGGGAGGCTTCCGCTGACGTGGTATAAGAACGAGTACATCGGCAAGCTTCCGATGACATCCATGGCGCTGCGCCCCGTCGCAGACAAGGGGTACCCGGGGCGAACCTACAAGTTCTACAGCGGCCCGGACGTGCTCTACCCGTTCGGGCACGGCCTCAGCTACACAAACTTCACCTACGACTCCTACACCACCGGCGCATCGGTCACGGTCAAAATCGGCACCGCCTGGGAGGACTCCTGCAAGAACCTCACCTACAAGCCAGGGACGACGGCATCCACGGCGCCCTGCCCGGCCATCAACGTGGCCGGCCACGGGTGCCAAGAGGAAGTCAGCTTCACGCTGAAGGTGTCCAACACGGGCGGCATCGGCGGCTCCCACGTCGTGCCGGTCTACACGGCGCCCCCGGCCGAGGTGGACGACGCGCCGCTGAAGCAGCTGGTGGCGTTCCGGAGAATGTTCGTGCCGGCGGGGGATGCCGTGGAAGTGCCGTTCACGCTCAGCGTGTGCAAGGCGTTCGCGATCGTCGAGGGCACGGCGTACACCGTCGTGCCGGCCGGGGTCAGCAGGGTCCTGGTCGGAGACGAATCGCTGTCATTCTCTTTCCCGGTGAAGATCGACCTCGTTGCGTAG
- the LOC100824062 gene encoding WAT1-related protein At1g09380: protein MGRECLPTIAMVLVQLGFAGMNVLSKLALDTGMSPYVLISYRNLIAGVFLAPLAYYFERRSEMVITKKVLLQIFFSSIFGATLNQVLYFVGLKTTTATVACALSNTLPALTFVMAAVLKMETVRLRTYSGFAKVFGTAVCVGGSMVMPFYHGPLLKVWASPLHWRYAEHATNTAAPTTGSAAVVGDVLIILSCAAWAIWFIIQRKMSTEGYSAPYTSTTIMSLMAGVQCAGISAALDRNLAVWKLGLDIRLYSVLYIGIVGSGIAFAVMSWCIQSRGPLFVSMFSPLMLVVVAIVGWAILEEKIHLGTAIGSVLIVAGLYLVLWGKGREMDRERADRHADDDGASSSGGVAETTMIVMELNEKVDGRNGDAAILPVFCTTPPNKHESDTTPRNGTN, encoded by the exons ATGGGGAGGGAGTGCCTTCCTACGATTGCCATGGTGTTGGTGCAGCTAGGCTTCGCAGGGATGAACGTGCTGTCCAAGCTGGCGTTGGACACCGGCATGAGCCCCTACGTGCTCATTTCCTACCGGAATCTCATCGCCGGCGTCTTCCTCGCTCCCCTCGCCTACTACTTCGAAAG GAGGAGTGAGATGGTGATCACCAAGAAAGTACTATTGCAGATATTCTTTTCCTCCATTTTCGG GGCGACGCTGAACCAGGTCCTCTACTTCGTGGGGCTCAAGACCACCACGGCGACCGTGGCGTGCGCGCTGAGCAACACACTCCCGGCGCTGACATTCGTCATGGCCGCCGTGCTCAAGATGGAGACGGTGCGGCTCAGGACCTACTCCGGGTTCGCCAAGGTGTTCGGCACGGCCGTGTGCGTCGGGGGATCCATGGTCATGCCCTTCTACCACGGGCCCCTGCTCAAGGTGTGGGCATCCCCCTTGCACTGGCGCTACGCCGAGCACGCCACGAACACCGCGGCGCCCACCAccggcagcgccgccgtggTCGGCGACGTGCTCATCATCCTTAGCTGCGCCGCCTGGGCCATCTGGTTCATCATCCAG AGAAAGATGTCGACGGAGGGATACTCGGCGCCATACACGAGCACGACGATCATGTCGCTGATGGCCGGGGTGCAGTGCGCGGGCATCAGCGCGGCCTTGGACCGGAACCTCGCGGTGTGGAAGCTCGGGCTCGACATCAGGCTATACTCCGTGCTCTACATC GGGATCGTGGGGTCGGGGATCGCGTTCGCGGTGATGTCGTGGTGCATCCAGTCGCGCGGCCCGCTGTTCGTGTCCATGTTCAGCCCGCTGatgctcgtcgtcgtcgccatcgTCGGCTGGGCCATCCTCGAGGAGAAGATACACCTCGGAAC GGCTATCGGGTCTGTGCTCATCGTAGCCGGGCTGTACTTGGTGCTGTGGGGAAAGGGGAGGGAGATGGACAGAGAGAGAGCGGACCGCCACGCCGACGATGACGGcgcaagcagcagcggcggcgtagCGGAGACGACCATGATCGTCATGGAACTGAACGAGAAGGTCGATGGGAGGAACGGCGACGCCGCCATCTTGCCGGTGTTCTGCACGACACCTCCCAAcaagcacgaaagcgacaccaccccccggaacggcaCCAATTAA
- the LOC100824371 gene encoding transcription factor MYB2: MSTGMDAMWTAAGSEDSAAAELRRGPWTVEEDVLLAGYIKAHGEGRWNELARLAGLRRTGKSCRLRWLNYLRPGVRRGDFSPQEQLLILELHFRWGNRWSRIAQELPGRTDNEVKNYWRTRVQKHAKQLRCDVDSRQFQDVMRHLWMPRLAERIHAAARASATTSSASSTTSSEHAAATLHPMYRPNNSLLGPMSDMPSPDTTTTWSTATARPSSGALFPSNQVSMAAAAPGCSADWSAGSASARSDDMFDGSWSELLARACDDGADSLVFPDFGLGESRDNSWSLDDIWSQHQY; the protein is encoded by the coding sequence ATGTCGACCGGAATGGACGCGatgtggacggcggcgggcagcgaggactcagcggcggcggagctccgccgAGGGCCGTGgacggtggaggaggacgtgCTCCTGGCGGGCTACATCAAGGCGCACGGCGAAGGGCGGTGGAACGAGCTGGCCCGCTTGGCGGGGCTTCGGCGCACGGGCAAGAGCTGCCGGCTCCGGTGGCTCAACTACCTCCGCCCGGGCGTCCGGCGCGGCGACTTCAGCCCGCAGGAGCAGCTGCTCATCCTGGAGCTCCACTTCCGCTGGGGCAACCGCTGGTCCAGGATCGCGCAGGAGCTTCCGGGGCGGACGGACAACGAGGTCAAGAACTACTGGCGGACCAGGGTGCAGAAGCACGCCAAGCAGCTCCGGTGCGACGTCGACAGCCGGCAGTTCCAGGACGTCATGAGGCACCTCTGGATGCCCCGCCTCGCCGAGAGgatccacgccgccgcccgcgcgtcCGCGACAACATCATCGGCGTCGTCCACGACGAGCTCTGAACACGCGGCCGCGACTCTGCATCCCATGTACCGGCCAAATAACTCGCTGCTCGGCCCGATGAGCGACATGCCGTCGCCTGACACGACGACAACTTGGAGCACGGCAACGGCAAGGCCATCTTCTGGGGCGCTGTTCCCGTCCAACCAGGTGagcatggccgccgccgcccctggcTGCTCGGCGGATTGGTCAGCTGGCagcgcgagcgcgaggagtgATGACATGTTCGACGGGAGCTGGTCGGAGCTCCTCGCTCGTGCATGCGACGACGGAGCGGATTCTCTCGTGTTCCCGGACTTTGGATTAGGAGAATCCAGAGACAACTCATGGAGCTTGGACGACATCTGGTCGCAGCACCAGTACTGA